One Streptomyces sp. NBC_01237 genomic region harbors:
- a CDS encoding response regulator, which produces MGELRPLGQDLTRESRALAEALRELFEGLEVSVRRYAARHRRDPGTFSRYLNGTRLPPWPVVMDLFADLAEHRGTTVTAETIEFVRELYGSAVDANSSPKHAAQIIEQQLADADRVSRRSSVRGDVLGDALLDRAHRIADLGVRLNQMEATLKAERERAGQLAAAHPDVSELLGERDVLRREVARLGKELQAAQEQRADAEARCDLLERQLEAVEHPSALPQPASQPQPMPKVLVVDDQPDNLLAMTAVLETLDQELVTVSSGREALKALLHHDDFAVIIMDVQMPEMDGYETAAHIKRRPRNRDVPIIFLTAMGVDPEHTARGYAAGAVDYISKPFDPWALRAKVAVFTEIHLERRVGHPAP; this is translated from the coding sequence ATGGGTGAACTGCGGCCCCTGGGGCAGGACCTGACGCGTGAGTCACGCGCACTGGCCGAGGCCCTGCGGGAGCTGTTCGAGGGGCTGGAGGTGTCCGTGCGCCGGTACGCGGCAAGACACCGGCGTGATCCCGGCACGTTCTCCCGCTACCTCAACGGGACCCGCTTACCTCCCTGGCCGGTGGTCATGGACCTGTTCGCCGACCTGGCCGAGCACCGCGGCACCACCGTCACCGCCGAGACCATCGAGTTCGTGCGCGAGCTCTACGGGTCCGCCGTCGACGCCAACTCCTCCCCGAAACACGCGGCACAGATCATCGAGCAGCAACTGGCCGACGCGGACCGGGTCTCACGCCGCTCCAGTGTCCGCGGCGACGTCCTGGGCGACGCCCTGCTGGACCGCGCGCACCGCATCGCCGATCTGGGAGTACGGCTCAACCAGATGGAAGCGACGCTCAAGGCCGAGCGCGAGCGTGCCGGCCAGCTGGCCGCGGCACACCCCGACGTTTCGGAACTGCTGGGGGAGCGCGACGTCCTGCGGCGGGAGGTGGCGCGGCTGGGCAAGGAACTCCAGGCAGCGCAAGAGCAACGGGCGGACGCGGAGGCCCGCTGCGATCTGCTGGAGCGCCAGCTGGAGGCCGTCGAGCACCCATCGGCCCTGCCTCAGCCCGCATCCCAGCCCCAGCCCATGCCCAAGGTCCTTGTCGTGGACGACCAGCCCGACAACCTGCTCGCCATGACGGCCGTGCTGGAGACGCTGGACCAGGAACTCGTCACGGTCTCCTCCGGCCGGGAGGCACTGAAGGCGCTGCTCCACCACGACGACTTCGCCGTCATCATCATGGACGTGCAGATGCCCGAGATGGACGGCTACGAGACCGCCGCCCACATCAAGCGCCGGCCCCGCAACCGGGACGTACCGATCATCTTCCTCACCGCGATGGGCGTCGATCCCGAGCACACCGCGCGCGGGTACGCGGCCGGGGCGGTCGACTACATCAGCAAGCCCTTCGACCCCTGGGCCCTGCGCGCCAAGGTCGCCGTCTTCACCGAGATCCACCTCGAACGACGGGTCGGCCACCCGGCCCCCTAA
- a CDS encoding response regulator transcription factor yields MPVTVMVVDDQSVVRAGFAAVIDAEPDMTVVGEAGDGATAVRLAGQLAPDVIVMDVRMPELDGIAATRILTGRDGGPRVLVLTTFDLDAYVFDALRAGASGFLLKDVQAAELLHSIRVVAAGESVLAPSATRRLISHYAAGPRTGPRAGAEPGILDRLTARENFVLALIASGLNNAEIAEELGITVGTVKSHVNALLRKLGLRDRVQATILAYDLGITRPNPPSA; encoded by the coding sequence ATGCCCGTCACGGTGATGGTCGTCGACGACCAGAGTGTCGTCCGAGCGGGCTTCGCGGCCGTCATCGACGCGGAGCCGGACATGACGGTGGTGGGTGAGGCGGGCGACGGCGCGACCGCGGTCCGGCTGGCCGGACAACTCGCCCCCGATGTGATCGTCATGGACGTACGGATGCCCGAACTCGACGGAATCGCCGCCACCCGCATTCTCACCGGCCGTGACGGAGGGCCGCGCGTGCTGGTGCTGACGACCTTCGACCTCGACGCGTACGTCTTCGACGCGCTGCGAGCCGGTGCTTCCGGTTTCCTCCTCAAGGACGTCCAGGCGGCTGAACTCCTGCACAGCATCCGTGTGGTGGCCGCCGGCGAGAGCGTGCTCGCGCCCTCCGCGACGCGTCGCCTCATCAGTCACTACGCCGCCGGGCCGCGCACCGGGCCCCGGGCGGGTGCCGAGCCGGGAATCCTGGACCGGCTGACCGCACGCGAGAACTTCGTCCTCGCGCTGATCGCCTCGGGGCTGAACAACGCGGAGATCGCCGAGGAGCTGGGCATCACCGTCGGCACCGTCAAATCCCATGTCAACGCCCTGCTGCGCAAGCTGGGGCTGCGCGATCGGGTACAGGCGACGATCCTCGCCTACGACCTGGGCATCACCCGCCCGAACCCGCCCTCCGCGTAG
- a CDS encoding MFS transporter — protein sequence MPELSHRRKMLVLAICCMSLLIVSLDNTILNVALPSMQRELHASVSGLQWTIDAYTLVLAALLMLSGSTADRIGRRRVFKTGLVLFTLGSALCSVAPNLESLVAFRMVQAVGGSMLNPVAMSIITNTFTGPRERARAIGVWGGVVGISMAAGPLIGGLLVDSVGWRSIFWINLPIGAAALLLTWRYVPESRAPKPRRPDPVGQLLVIGVLGALTYAIIEAPSAGLTSPMILSFAAVSVLSLTGLVLYEPRRAEPLIDLRFFRSAPFSGATVIAVCAFAALGGFLFLNTLYLQNVRGLSALHAGLYMLPMAAMTFVCAPLSGRLVGNRGPRLPLLIAGTAMTASGVLFAAFDAERTTTLMFTGYVLFGLGFGMVNAPITNTAVSGMPRSQAGVAAAVASTSRQIGQTLGVAVIGAVLAGGVVGAVGSAPYRTGFVDASRPAWWIITACGACVLLVGALTSGSWAGRTARRTAELLEPTKTAAQASAGAGADSR from the coding sequence ATGCCCGAGCTGAGCCACCGTCGGAAAATGCTCGTGCTGGCGATCTGCTGCATGAGCCTCCTCATCGTCAGCCTCGACAACACCATCCTCAATGTCGCCCTGCCTTCCATGCAGCGCGAACTGCACGCGTCCGTATCCGGGCTGCAGTGGACGATCGACGCGTACACGCTCGTCCTCGCCGCCCTGTTGATGCTCTCGGGATCGACGGCCGACCGGATCGGCCGCCGCCGGGTCTTCAAGACCGGTCTCGTCCTGTTCACGCTCGGTTCGGCGCTCTGCTCCGTCGCGCCGAACCTCGAATCGCTCGTCGCCTTCAGGATGGTGCAGGCCGTCGGTGGTTCGATGCTCAATCCCGTCGCGATGTCGATCATCACCAACACCTTCACCGGGCCCCGTGAGCGCGCCCGCGCCATCGGCGTCTGGGGCGGGGTCGTGGGTATCTCGATGGCGGCGGGTCCCCTGATCGGCGGGCTGCTGGTGGACTCCGTCGGCTGGCGGTCGATCTTCTGGATCAATCTGCCGATCGGAGCCGCAGCCCTGCTGCTGACCTGGCGGTACGTTCCCGAATCCCGCGCCCCCAAGCCCCGACGGCCCGACCCCGTCGGTCAGCTGCTGGTCATCGGGGTGCTGGGAGCGCTGACCTACGCGATCATCGAGGCACCCTCGGCCGGCTTGACCTCACCGATGATCCTGTCCTTCGCCGCCGTGTCGGTCCTGTCTCTGACGGGACTCGTCCTGTACGAGCCGAGGCGTGCCGAGCCACTGATCGACCTGCGGTTCTTTCGCAGTGCGCCGTTCAGCGGGGCGACCGTCATCGCGGTGTGCGCCTTCGCGGCGCTGGGCGGATTCCTCTTCCTGAACACGCTCTACCTCCAGAACGTACGCGGTCTGTCCGCGCTGCACGCCGGGCTGTACATGCTCCCGATGGCTGCCATGACCTTCGTCTGCGCCCCGCTCTCGGGCCGGCTGGTCGGCAACCGCGGCCCGCGTCTCCCGCTGTTGATCGCCGGGACCGCGATGACGGCGAGCGGTGTCCTCTTCGCCGCGTTCGACGCGGAGCGGACGACGACGCTGATGTTCACCGGGTACGTGCTGTTCGGCCTGGGCTTCGGCATGGTCAACGCCCCCATCACCAACACCGCCGTCTCCGGTATGCCCCGCTCCCAGGCGGGCGTGGCGGCGGCCGTCGCGTCCACCAGTCGCCAGATCGGCCAGACGCTGGGCGTCGCGGTCATCGGCGCGGTGCTGGCGGGTGGAGTCGTGGGCGCGGTGGGCTCGGCCCCGTACCGTACGGGGTTCGTCGACGCGAGCCGTCCGGCCTGGTGGATCATCACGGCCTGCGGTGCGTGCGTCCTGTTGGTGGGCGCACTGACCAGCGGCTCCTGGGCGGGGCGCACGGCACGCCGTACGGCGGAACTCCTGGAGCCGACGAAGACGGCCGCTCAAGCCTCGGCCGGGGCCGGGGCCGACAGCAGGTAG
- a CDS encoding ATP-binding protein translates to MQRTDDRLLPVLLLAAQAAVWPGAALLRGVEPSAAQLLAAALTGGPVTMALAARRARPVLALLVVVTACALGAGPLPVGAVTVLGTGGVALALLSVAVERDTMTALLCVVTLEVWQALHGITLHGLGQRDGLDLLLTTLLYAAACGTGLHLRRVRAARDTAERRLRRAESERDRLPATERRRMERELHDVSAHHLTAVVVTCEAALGLREHRPELAREALVFAADTGREVGQALSAVRSPQPTAEDGPASRERLNALVNGFRSLGQPVTGDIRGLPGGFADEVVYAIVREALTNAVRHAFGAPTTVRCTHDDHRTEVMVRNGPVDPPAGTAAPGAGLGGGRGRTFLRGRAREAGGTLSSGPTADGGWEVRALLPGRVAGPPRSAVPRTYRVAQFAAAVGLCLQPLLPVLVVRADDASSGSGISPGVLFALLATAQAVSLLWLRRAPRTVLVALAALAALWPAAMAVSGYAGPIVLPPLMSMIATCTALVVLASRAPSDAGTEAPARPAAPVALAVVHAAAATVAVLLTGRGAGAVAVAGLASAGAGLAAGAAWWTGVRYGRRERAVRNADDDRLATWTGEAVRDAWAERRRITAGLETTVLARTADVVDAAEAGRLAETAHRARDALAAMRALLDSVREGAPSAELRPQPTLEALDLLAQQCRAGGREVEVRRTARVPQRLPAAVDLAAYRAAETLLAAGGDGPTSLVLDAADGVLSLTATGAPHAARPAVRERLAAHAAALGGSLSTSRPDTALLRLPLGPMAKSPDRIDETSDTGAPAPERGDEEGPRCPSR, encoded by the coding sequence ATGCAACGAACCGACGACCGGCTCCTACCGGTCCTCCTGCTCGCCGCCCAGGCCGCTGTATGGCCCGGTGCGGCACTGCTGCGCGGTGTCGAGCCATCCGCCGCCCAGCTCCTCGCGGCCGCTCTGACGGGTGGTCCGGTGACCATGGCGCTGGCCGCCCGGCGGGCTCGCCCCGTGCTCGCCCTGCTGGTGGTCGTCACGGCCTGCGCCCTCGGCGCGGGTCCGCTGCCCGTCGGTGCCGTGACGGTTCTGGGCACCGGCGGCGTGGCCCTCGCGCTCCTCTCCGTGGCCGTCGAGCGGGACACCATGACCGCGCTGCTGTGTGTGGTGACGCTCGAGGTCTGGCAGGCGCTGCACGGCATCACGCTGCACGGGCTCGGTCAGCGCGACGGCCTCGATCTCCTGCTCACCACCCTGCTCTACGCGGCCGCCTGCGGCACCGGACTGCACCTGCGCCGAGTGCGCGCCGCGCGTGACACCGCCGAGCGGCGCCTGCGCCGGGCGGAGTCGGAGCGCGACCGGCTTCCGGCGACCGAACGGCGGCGCATGGAACGGGAGCTGCACGATGTCAGCGCCCATCACCTGACGGCCGTCGTGGTCACCTGTGAAGCGGCCCTCGGGCTGCGCGAGCACCGCCCCGAGCTGGCCCGGGAGGCGCTGGTCTTCGCCGCCGACACCGGCCGCGAGGTGGGACAGGCGCTGAGCGCCGTCCGGTCCCCACAGCCCACGGCGGAAGACGGCCCGGCCTCCCGGGAGCGTCTGAACGCGCTGGTGAACGGCTTCCGAAGCCTCGGGCAGCCCGTGACCGGCGACATCCGTGGCCTGCCGGGAGGCTTCGCCGACGAGGTCGTGTACGCGATCGTCCGGGAAGCTCTCACCAACGCGGTACGTCACGCCTTCGGCGCCCCGACCACGGTGCGCTGCACCCACGACGACCACCGCACGGAGGTCATGGTGCGGAACGGGCCCGTGGACCCGCCCGCCGGTACTGCGGCGCCCGGCGCCGGGCTGGGCGGCGGGCGCGGCCGGACCTTCCTGCGGGGGCGGGCGCGCGAGGCGGGCGGCACACTCAGCAGCGGTCCGACGGCGGACGGCGGATGGGAAGTGCGCGCGCTGCTGCCGGGGCGGGTCGCGGGGCCGCCGCGGTCCGCCGTGCCGAGGACGTACCGGGTCGCGCAGTTCGCCGCGGCCGTGGGGCTGTGCCTGCAACCGCTGCTGCCGGTACTGGTCGTACGGGCGGACGACGCGTCCAGCGGGTCCGGCATCTCACCCGGAGTGCTGTTCGCGCTGCTGGCCACGGCGCAGGCGGTGTCGCTGCTGTGGCTGCGGCGGGCGCCACGCACCGTGCTGGTCGCCCTGGCCGCGCTGGCCGCTCTCTGGCCGGCCGCGATGGCCGTGAGTGGGTACGCGGGGCCCATCGTCCTGCCGCCCCTGATGAGCATGATCGCCACCTGTACGGCGCTCGTCGTGCTCGCGTCCCGCGCTCCGTCCGACGCCGGCACCGAGGCACCGGCCCGGCCGGCCGCGCCCGTGGCGCTCGCCGTCGTGCACGCGGCGGCCGCGACCGTCGCCGTACTCCTCACCGGCCGTGGCGCGGGTGCGGTGGCGGTGGCCGGGCTCGCGAGCGCCGGTGCGGGCCTGGCGGCCGGTGCCGCCTGGTGGACGGGAGTTCGGTACGGGCGCCGCGAGCGGGCCGTCAGGAACGCCGACGACGACCGCCTCGCCACATGGACCGGGGAAGCGGTGCGGGACGCCTGGGCCGAACGCCGCCGCATCACCGCCGGGCTGGAGACGACCGTGCTCGCGCGCACCGCCGACGTGGTCGACGCGGCCGAGGCGGGCCGGCTCGCGGAGACGGCGCACCGGGCCCGTGACGCGCTGGCCGCCATGCGCGCCCTGCTCGATTCGGTTCGTGAGGGAGCGCCATCGGCCGAACTCCGGCCGCAGCCCACACTTGAGGCGCTCGATCTGCTCGCCCAGCAGTGCCGGGCCGGCGGCCGCGAGGTCGAGGTACGGCGCACCGCCAGGGTTCCGCAGCGGCTGCCGGCCGCGGTGGACCTCGCCGCCTACCGCGCCGCGGAGACCCTCCTGGCGGCCGGTGGTGACGGTCCCACCTCGCTCGTGCTCGACGCGGCGGACGGCGTCCTGAGCCTCACCGCCACCGGTGCCCCGCACGCGGCCCGCCCGGCCGTACGGGAGCGGCTGGCGGCGCACGCGGCCGCCCTCGGCGGCAGCCTGTCCACCTCTCGGCCGGACACCGCACTCCTGCGCCTGCCGCTGGGGCCCATGGCGAAGAGTCCCGACCGGATCGACGAGACCTCGGACACCGGGGCACCCGCCCCGGAACGGGGAGACGAGGAGGGGCCCCGATGCCCGTCACGGTGA
- a CDS encoding RNA polymerase sigma factor: MTAPPIEDLLRGLTQQVLATLVRRYGQFEGCEDAVQEAVLAATVQWPAEGVPNNPHGWLVTVASRRLIDQMRSDRARREREAATAAEVLPEDVPDTDDTLVLLFLCCHPTLTAASQTALTLRAVGGLTTAEIAHAFLVPEATMAARISRAKQRIKAAGRSFSLPDGTEREERLRVVLHVLYLIFNEGYTASSGSELHRTDLAQEAIRLARMVHTQLPEDSEVTGLLALMLLTHARREARTTADGDLVPLDEQDRTRWDHGLIGEGLGLVKASLAGPELRPYQLQAAIAATHADAATTGETNWAQVHALYLILERIAPNPMVTLNRAIALAETEGPAAGLALLATLDRDERIAKHHRLLSVQAHLLEKAGDTTGAYEHYRRAAKSTASIAERRYLESRAGRVRP, translated from the coding sequence ATGACAGCACCACCCATCGAGGACCTGCTGCGTGGGCTCACGCAGCAGGTCCTCGCCACGCTGGTACGCCGGTACGGTCAGTTCGAAGGGTGCGAGGACGCCGTACAGGAGGCCGTCCTCGCCGCCACCGTGCAATGGCCGGCCGAAGGTGTGCCCAACAACCCGCACGGCTGGCTGGTGACCGTCGCGTCCCGGCGGCTCATCGACCAGATGCGCAGTGACCGCGCGCGCCGGGAGCGGGAGGCGGCAACGGCCGCCGAGGTGCTTCCCGAGGACGTGCCGGACACCGACGACACCCTCGTTCTGCTGTTCCTGTGCTGCCATCCGACGCTGACCGCGGCCTCCCAGACCGCCCTGACACTGCGCGCCGTGGGCGGCCTGACCACCGCCGAGATCGCCCACGCGTTCCTGGTGCCGGAGGCCACCATGGCGGCCAGGATCAGCCGGGCCAAGCAGCGCATCAAGGCCGCCGGCAGATCGTTCAGCCTGCCGGACGGCACGGAGCGGGAAGAGCGGCTACGGGTCGTCCTGCATGTGCTCTACCTGATCTTCAACGAGGGTTATACCGCCTCCTCCGGCAGTGAGTTGCACCGAACCGACCTCGCGCAGGAGGCGATCCGGCTGGCCAGAATGGTGCACACACAGTTGCCCGAGGACAGCGAGGTGACCGGGCTGCTCGCGCTGATGCTGCTGACCCACGCCCGCCGGGAGGCACGTACGACGGCGGACGGCGACCTGGTGCCGCTGGACGAACAGGACCGTACGCGGTGGGACCACGGGCTGATCGGCGAGGGCCTCGGGCTGGTCAAGGCGTCACTGGCCGGCCCGGAGCTGCGGCCGTACCAGCTGCAGGCCGCCATCGCCGCCACGCACGCCGACGCGGCCACGACCGGCGAGACCAACTGGGCGCAGGTGCACGCCCTTTACCTGATCCTGGAACGGATCGCCCCCAATCCGATGGTCACCCTCAACCGCGCCATCGCGCTCGCCGAGACCGAGGGCCCGGCGGCAGGGCTGGCCCTGCTGGCCACATTGGACCGTGACGAGCGGATCGCCAAGCACCACCGGCTCCTGTCGGTGCAGGCGCACCTGCTGGAGAAGGCCGGCGACACGACGGGGGCGTACGAGCACTACCGGCGCGCGGCGAAGTCCACCGCCAGCATTGCCGAGCGTCGCTACCTGGAGTCCCGGGCCGGCCGGGTGAGACCGTAG
- a CDS encoding SCO4225 family membrane protein — protein sequence MNAPTAHEEHSAMTTSKNPFLRTVREALSSVVALVYLGACAILLIWALTADAGDDASFAGVIPTLATAPVSLVLLVLPDHISMAVLAIALGALVNAVLIGWCVRTLRRGRGGSTPTA from the coding sequence ATGAACGCGCCCACCGCACACGAGGAGCACAGCGCCATGACCACGTCCAAAAACCCCTTCCTGCGTACGGTGCGTGAGGCACTCAGCAGCGTCGTCGCACTCGTCTACCTCGGGGCCTGCGCGATCCTGCTGATCTGGGCACTCACGGCGGACGCCGGGGACGACGCGTCCTTCGCCGGGGTGATCCCGACGCTCGCCACGGCACCGGTCAGCCTGGTTCTGCTGGTACTGCCGGACCACATTTCCATGGCGGTCCTCGCCATCGCTCTGGGCGCGCTGGTGAATGCCGTGCTGATCGGCTGGTGCGTCCGCACCCTGCGCCGGGGCCGGGGCGGTTCCACGCCGACGGCCTGA
- a CDS encoding lytic polysaccharide monooxygenase auxiliary activity family 9 protein: protein MRRRITSSLLGLGIAAVSFLATTGSAQSHGYTDAPVSRQQLCGLGTVHNCGQIQWEPPSVEGPKGFPARGPVDGTLCAGGNGRFSELDDPRGGAWPATKITGGQSYTFRWKIEARHATTDFRYYITKDGYDPTKRLTRADLESQPFLTVPFGGRLPGSTVSHAGVLPQKSGKHLILGVWTIADTGNAFYACSDVTF from the coding sequence ATGCGCCGAAGGATCACCTCATCACTGCTCGGGCTCGGCATCGCCGCAGTCTCCTTCCTCGCCACCACCGGCAGTGCCCAGAGCCATGGCTACACCGATGCCCCCGTCAGCCGTCAGCAGCTCTGCGGCCTCGGCACCGTGCACAACTGCGGCCAGATCCAGTGGGAGCCGCCGAGCGTCGAGGGCCCGAAGGGTTTCCCCGCCCGCGGCCCGGTCGACGGCACCCTCTGCGCCGGTGGCAACGGCCGGTTCTCCGAGCTCGACGACCCGCGCGGCGGTGCCTGGCCGGCAACGAAGATCACCGGTGGGCAGAGCTACACCTTCCGCTGGAAGATCGAGGCACGTCATGCCACGACCGACTTCCGCTACTACATCACCAAGGACGGATACGACCCCACCAAGCGGCTCACCCGGGCCGACCTGGAGTCCCAGCCGTTCCTGACCGTGCCGTTCGGCGGCCGCCTGCCGGGCTCCACGGTGTCCCACGCCGGTGTCCTGCCGCAGAAGTCGGGCAAGCACCTGATCCTCGGCGTCTGGACCATCGCCGACACCGGCAACGCCTTCTACGCCTGCTCGGACGTCACCTTCTGA
- a CDS encoding YciI family protein, with translation MAPTNRSKGPAGLANHEEYEMKFLIGLHINPAVLDALSDEEKAAIGDGHGAFIEGLKRSGELISTQALVDPSQAAVVSVRNGRPVVTDGPFLEAKEYLGGFYLIDCENKERAIELASQIPDAAIEGLGVEVRQVMFADGQLEA, from the coding sequence GTGGCTCCGACCAACCGGTCGAAGGGCCCGGCAGGGCTCGCGAACCACGAGGAGTACGAGATGAAGTTCCTGATCGGCCTGCACATCAACCCGGCCGTGCTGGACGCGCTCAGCGACGAGGAGAAGGCGGCGATCGGCGACGGCCACGGCGCGTTCATCGAGGGGCTGAAGAGGTCCGGTGAGCTGATCTCCACGCAGGCGCTGGTCGACCCGTCGCAGGCCGCCGTGGTGTCCGTGCGCAACGGCCGGCCGGTGGTGACCGACGGACCTTTCCTGGAGGCCAAGGAGTATCTGGGCGGCTTCTACCTGATCGACTGCGAGAACAAGGAGCGGGCGATCGAGCTGGCCTCGCAGATCCCGGACGCCGCGATCGAGGGTCTCGGGGTCGAGGTGCGACAGGTGATGTTCGCCGACGGACAATTGGAGGCATGA